A region from the Toxotes jaculatrix isolate fToxJac2 chromosome 2, fToxJac2.pri, whole genome shotgun sequence genome encodes:
- the LOC121192608 gene encoding uncharacterized protein LOC121192608, which yields MVTKTKCPECGGHYVSLSHHLRDQHGMKDDKQRRLFISKKHLRYGGRLRCPIKDCGSQKDYASLDKHLISAHGRTPGKRMTKLMTKAKKAAIKEKLWILYQTPPPPAPPTQPPGTPSTIPATQSPPPPALPAQTGALSPPPPTLTYVVNGLHSIKDRLKKLLEEVELLQTVTQQLCALHPATASALQQPAVSTSSAPYTRKEGAVAAPSSTPDTHREYWKKRPLQKSAKKN from the exons ATGGTT ACAAAGACCAAGTGCCCAGAGTGTGGAGGACATTATGTGTCCCTTTCCCACCATCTGCGGGACCAGCATGGCATGAAGGATGATAAACAGAGGCGTCTCTTCATTAGTAAGAAACATCTAAGATATGGTGGGAGACTGAGGTGCCCCATCAAAGACTGTGGATCACAGAAAGACTACGCGAGTCTGGACAAGCACCTCATCTCTGCCCATGGGAGAACCCCG GGAAAGCGCATGACAAAGCTCATGACCAAGGCCAAGAAAGCggcaattaaagaaaaactctgGATCCTCTACCAAACACCACCACCGCCAGCTCCACCGACACAACCCCCAGGGACTCCATCGACAATCCCTGCAACCCagtctccacctccaccagcacTGCCTGCACAAACTGGAGCACtgtccccaccaccaccaaccctgACCTACGTGGTTAATGGGTTGCACTCAATTAAAGACAGGCTGAAAAAGCTCTTGGAGGAGGTTGAGCTTCTACAGACTGTGACACAGCAACTGTGTGCTCTACATCCTGCGACAGCATCTGCCTTGCAACAACCTGCAGTGAGTACGTCCTCTGCTCCTTACACCCGCAAGGAGGGTGCCGTGGCTGCTCCATCCTCTACTCCTGACACCCACAGGGAGTACTGGAAAAAAAGGCCACTccaaaaatcagccaaaaaaaattaa